One region of Gorilla gorilla gorilla isolate KB3781 chromosome 13, NHGRI_mGorGor1-v2.1_pri, whole genome shotgun sequence genomic DNA includes:
- the GBGT1 gene encoding globoside alpha-1,3-N-acetylgalactosaminyltransferase 1 isoform X7 encodes MHRRRLALGLGFCLLAGTSLSVLWVYLENWLPVSYVPYYLPCPEIFLTLKLTMEAACQDLPRIPHLTEHLLHAGHGQEPLTHLVNMKLHYKREKPLQPVVWSQYPQPKLLEHRYTHFIQSFLESAEEFFMRGYRVHYYIFTDNPAAVPGVPLGPHRLLSSIPIQGHSHWEETSMRRMETVSQHIAKRAHQEVDYLFCLDVDMVFRNPWGPETLGDLVAAIHPSYYAVPRQQFPYERRRVSTAFVADSEGDFYYGGAVFGGQVARVYEFTRGCHMTILADKANGIMAAWREESHLNRRFISNKPSKVLSPEYLWDDRKPQPPSLKLIRFSTLDKDISCLRS; translated from the exons ATGCATCGCCGGAGACTGGCCCTGGGTCTGGGGTTCTGCCTGTTGGCGGGCACAAGCCTCAGTGTCCTATG GGTGTATCTTGAGAACTGGCTGCCAGTCTCCTATGTCCCCTATTATCTCCCCTGCCCAGAGATCTT TTTGACCTTGAAACTGACCATGGAGGCTGCCTGCCAAGACTTGCCCAGGATCCCTCACCTTACTGAGCACTTGCTCCATGCTGGACATGGTCAAGAGCCCCTCACGCACCTTGT CAACATGAAGCTGCACTACAAGAGGGAGAAGCCACTCCAGCCCGTGGTATG GTCACAGTACCCCCAGCCCAAGCTGCTGGAGCACAG GTACACTCATTTCATCCAGTCCTTCCTGGAGTCAGCCGAGGAGTTCTTCATGCGTGGGTACCGGGTGCACTACTACATCTTCACTGACAACCCTGCAGCCGTTCCCGGGGTCCCGCTGGGTCCCCACCGGCTCCTCAGCTCCATCCCCATCCAGGGTCACTCCCACTGGGAGGAGACATCCATGCGCCGGATGGAGACCGTCAGCCAGCACATTGCTAAGAGGGCTCACCAGGAGGTGGACTACCTCTTCTGCCTTGATGTGGACATGGTGTTTCGGAACCCGTGGGGCCCTGAGACCTTGGGAGACCTGGTGGCTGCCATTCACCCAAGCTACTACGCCGTTCCCCGCCAGCAGTTCCCCTATGAGCGCAGGCGTGTTTCCACTGCCTTTGTGGCAGACAGCGAAGGGGACTTCTATTATGGTGGGGCAGTCTTCGGGGGGCAGGTGGCCAGGGTATATGAGTTTACTAGGGGCTGCCACATGACCATCCTGGCGGACAAGGCCAATGGCATCATGGCAGCCTGGCGGGAGGAAAGCCACCTGAACCGTCGCTTCATCTCAAACAAGCCGTCCAAGGTGCTGTCCCCCGAGTACCTCTGGGACGACAGGAAGCCCCAGCCACCCAGCCTGAAGCTGATCCGCTTTTCTACACTGGACAAGGATATCAGCTGCCTGAGGAGCTGA
- the GBGT1 gene encoding globoside alpha-1,3-N-acetylgalactosaminyltransferase 1 isoform X3: MHRRRLALGLGFCLLAGTSLSVLWVYLENWLPVSYVPYYLPCPEIFLTLKLTMEAACQDLPRIPHLTEHLLHAGHGQEPLTHLVNMKLHYKREKPLQPVVWSQYPQPKLLEHRPTQLLTLTPWLAPIVSEGTFNPELLQHIYQPLNLTTGVTVFAVGKYTHFIQSFLESAEEFFMRGYRVHYYIFTDNPAAVPGVPLGPHRLLSSIPIQGHSHWEETSMRRMETVSQHIAKRAHQEVDYLFCLDVDMVFRNPWGPETLGDLVAAIHPSYYAVPRQQFPYERRRVSTAFVADSEGDFYYGGAVFGGQVARVYEFTRGCHMTILADKANGIMAAWREESHLNRRFISNKPSKVLSPEYLWDDRKPQPPSLKLIRFSTLDKDISCLRS; this comes from the exons ATGCATCGCCGGAGACTGGCCCTGGGTCTGGGGTTCTGCCTGTTGGCGGGCACAAGCCTCAGTGTCCTATG GGTGTATCTTGAGAACTGGCTGCCAGTCTCCTATGTCCCCTATTATCTCCCCTGCCCAGAGATCTT TTTGACCTTGAAACTGACCATGGAGGCTGCCTGCCAAGACTTGCCCAGGATCCCTCACCTTACTGAGCACTTGCTCCATGCTGGACATGGTCAAGAGCCCCTCACGCACCTTGT CAACATGAAGCTGCACTACAAGAGGGAGAAGCCACTCCAGCCCGTGGTATG GTCACAGTACCCCCAGCCCAAGCTGCTGGAGCACAG GCCCACACAGCTGCTGACACTCACACCCTGGTTGGCGCCCATCGTCTCCGAGGGAACCTTCAACCCAGAGCTTCTGCAGCACATCTACCAGCCACTGAACCTGACCACTGGGGTCACGGTGTTTGCCGTGGGGAA GTACACTCATTTCATCCAGTCCTTCCTGGAGTCAGCCGAGGAGTTCTTCATGCGTGGGTACCGGGTGCACTACTACATCTTCACTGACAACCCTGCAGCCGTTCCCGGGGTCCCGCTGGGTCCCCACCGGCTCCTCAGCTCCATCCCCATCCAGGGTCACTCCCACTGGGAGGAGACATCCATGCGCCGGATGGAGACCGTCAGCCAGCACATTGCTAAGAGGGCTCACCAGGAGGTGGACTACCTCTTCTGCCTTGATGTGGACATGGTGTTTCGGAACCCGTGGGGCCCTGAGACCTTGGGAGACCTGGTGGCTGCCATTCACCCAAGCTACTACGCCGTTCCCCGCCAGCAGTTCCCCTATGAGCGCAGGCGTGTTTCCACTGCCTTTGTGGCAGACAGCGAAGGGGACTTCTATTATGGTGGGGCAGTCTTCGGGGGGCAGGTGGCCAGGGTATATGAGTTTACTAGGGGCTGCCACATGACCATCCTGGCGGACAAGGCCAATGGCATCATGGCAGCCTGGCGGGAGGAAAGCCACCTGAACCGTCGCTTCATCTCAAACAAGCCGTCCAAGGTGCTGTCCCCCGAGTACCTCTGGGACGACAGGAAGCCCCAGCCACCCAGCCTGAAGCTGATCCGCTTTTCTACACTGGACAAGGATATCAGCTGCCTGAGGAGCTGA
- the GBGT1 gene encoding globoside alpha-1,3-N-acetylgalactosaminyltransferase 1 isoform X11 codes for MVTVPPAQAAGAQAHTAADTHTLVGAHRLRGNLQPRASAAHLPATEPDHWGHGVCRGESFLESAEEFFMRGYRVHYYIFTDNPAAVPGVPLGPHRLLSSIPIQGHSHWEETSMRRMETVSQHIAKRAHQEVDYLFCLDVDMVFRNPWGPETLGDLVAAIHPSYYAVPRQQFPYERRRVSTAFVADSEGDFYYGGAVFGGQVARVYEFTRGCHMTILADKANGIMAAWREESHLNRRFISNKPSKVLSPEYLWDDRKPQPPSLKLIRFSTLDKDISCLRS; via the exons ATG GTCACAGTACCCCCAGCCCAAGCTGCTGGAGCACAG GCCCACACAGCTGCTGACACTCACACCCTGGTTGGCGCCCATCGTCTCCGAGGGAACCTTCAACCCAGAGCTTCTGCAGCACATCTACCAGCCACTGAACCTGACCACTGGGGTCACGGTGTTTGCCGTGGGGAA TCCTTCCTGGAGTCAGCCGAGGAGTTCTTCATGCGTGGGTACCGGGTGCACTACTACATCTTCACTGACAACCCTGCAGCCGTTCCCGGGGTCCCGCTGGGTCCCCACCGGCTCCTCAGCTCCATCCCCATCCAGGGTCACTCCCACTGGGAGGAGACATCCATGCGCCGGATGGAGACCGTCAGCCAGCACATTGCTAAGAGGGCTCACCAGGAGGTGGACTACCTCTTCTGCCTTGATGTGGACATGGTGTTTCGGAACCCGTGGGGCCCTGAGACCTTGGGAGACCTGGTGGCTGCCATTCACCCAAGCTACTACGCCGTTCCCCGCCAGCAGTTCCCCTATGAGCGCAGGCGTGTTTCCACTGCCTTTGTGGCAGACAGCGAAGGGGACTTCTATTATGGTGGGGCAGTCTTCGGGGGGCAGGTGGCCAGGGTATATGAGTTTACTAGGGGCTGCCACATGACCATCCTGGCGGACAAGGCCAATGGCATCATGGCAGCCTGGCGGGAGGAAAGCCACCTGAACCGTCGCTTCATCTCAAACAAGCCGTCCAAGGTGCTGTCCCCCGAGTACCTCTGGGACGACAGGAAGCCCCAGCCACCCAGCCTGAAGCTGATCCGCTTTTCTACACTGGACAAGGATATCAGCTGCCTGAGGAGCTGA
- the GBGT1 gene encoding globoside alpha-1,3-N-acetylgalactosaminyltransferase 1 isoform X10 has protein sequence MHRRRLALGLGFCLLAGTSLSVLWVYLENWLPVSYVPYYLPCPEILSQYPQPKLLEHRPTQLLTLTPWLAPIVSEGTFNPELLQHIYQPLNLTTGVTVFAVGKYTHFIQSFLESAEEFFMRGYRVHYYIFTDNPAAVPGVPLGPHRLLSSIPIQGHSHWEETSMRRMETVSQHIAKRAHQEVDYLFCLDVDMVFRNPWGPETLGDLVAAIHPSYYAVPRQQFPYERRRVSTAFVADSEGDFYYGGAVFGGQVARVYEFTRGCHMTILADKANGIMAAWREESHLNRRFISNKPSKVLSPEYLWDDRKPQPPSLKLIRFSTLDKDISCLRS, from the exons ATGCATCGCCGGAGACTGGCCCTGGGTCTGGGGTTCTGCCTGTTGGCGGGCACAAGCCTCAGTGTCCTATG GGTGTATCTTGAGAACTGGCTGCCAGTCTCCTATGTCCCCTATTATCTCCCCTGCCCAGAGATCTT GTCACAGTACCCCCAGCCCAAGCTGCTGGAGCACAG GCCCACACAGCTGCTGACACTCACACCCTGGTTGGCGCCCATCGTCTCCGAGGGAACCTTCAACCCAGAGCTTCTGCAGCACATCTACCAGCCACTGAACCTGACCACTGGGGTCACGGTGTTTGCCGTGGGGAA GTACACTCATTTCATCCAGTCCTTCCTGGAGTCAGCCGAGGAGTTCTTCATGCGTGGGTACCGGGTGCACTACTACATCTTCACTGACAACCCTGCAGCCGTTCCCGGGGTCCCGCTGGGTCCCCACCGGCTCCTCAGCTCCATCCCCATCCAGGGTCACTCCCACTGGGAGGAGACATCCATGCGCCGGATGGAGACCGTCAGCCAGCACATTGCTAAGAGGGCTCACCAGGAGGTGGACTACCTCTTCTGCCTTGATGTGGACATGGTGTTTCGGAACCCGTGGGGCCCTGAGACCTTGGGAGACCTGGTGGCTGCCATTCACCCAAGCTACTACGCCGTTCCCCGCCAGCAGTTCCCCTATGAGCGCAGGCGTGTTTCCACTGCCTTTGTGGCAGACAGCGAAGGGGACTTCTATTATGGTGGGGCAGTCTTCGGGGGGCAGGTGGCCAGGGTATATGAGTTTACTAGGGGCTGCCACATGACCATCCTGGCGGACAAGGCCAATGGCATCATGGCAGCCTGGCGGGAGGAAAGCCACCTGAACCGTCGCTTCATCTCAAACAAGCCGTCCAAGGTGCTGTCCCCCGAGTACCTCTGGGACGACAGGAAGCCCCAGCCACCCAGCCTGAAGCTGATCCGCTTTTCTACACTGGACAAGGATATCAGCTGCCTGAGGAGCTGA
- the GBGT1 gene encoding globoside alpha-1,3-N-acetylgalactosaminyltransferase 1 isoform X9 has translation MHRRRLALGLGFCLLAGTSLSVLWVYLENWLPVSYVPYYLPCPEILSQYPQPKLLEHRGGSQCPRPPCCQAHTAADTHTLVGAHRLRGNLQPRASAAHLPATEPDHWGHGVCRGESFLESAEEFFMRGYRVHYYIFTDNPAAVPGVPLGPHRLLSSIPIQGHSHWEETSMRRMETVSQHIAKRAHQEVDYLFCLDVDMVFRNPWGPETLGDLVAAIHPSYYAVPRQQFPYERRRVSTAFVADSEGDFYYGGAVFGGQVARVYEFTRGCHMTILADKANGIMAAWREESHLNRRFISNKPSKVLSPEYLWDDRKPQPPSLKLIRFSTLDKDISCLRS, from the exons ATGCATCGCCGGAGACTGGCCCTGGGTCTGGGGTTCTGCCTGTTGGCGGGCACAAGCCTCAGTGTCCTATG GGTGTATCTTGAGAACTGGCTGCCAGTCTCCTATGTCCCCTATTATCTCCCCTGCCCAGAGATCTT GTCACAGTACCCCCAGCCCAAGCTGCTGGAGCACAG GGGAGGGTCTCAGTGCCCACGGCCCCCCTGCTGCCAGGCCCACACAGCTGCTGACACTCACACCCTGGTTGGCGCCCATCGTCTCCGAGGGAACCTTCAACCCAGAGCTTCTGCAGCACATCTACCAGCCACTGAACCTGACCACTGGGGTCACGGTGTTTGCCGTGGGGAA TCCTTCCTGGAGTCAGCCGAGGAGTTCTTCATGCGTGGGTACCGGGTGCACTACTACATCTTCACTGACAACCCTGCAGCCGTTCCCGGGGTCCCGCTGGGTCCCCACCGGCTCCTCAGCTCCATCCCCATCCAGGGTCACTCCCACTGGGAGGAGACATCCATGCGCCGGATGGAGACCGTCAGCCAGCACATTGCTAAGAGGGCTCACCAGGAGGTGGACTACCTCTTCTGCCTTGATGTGGACATGGTGTTTCGGAACCCGTGGGGCCCTGAGACCTTGGGAGACCTGGTGGCTGCCATTCACCCAAGCTACTACGCCGTTCCCCGCCAGCAGTTCCCCTATGAGCGCAGGCGTGTTTCCACTGCCTTTGTGGCAGACAGCGAAGGGGACTTCTATTATGGTGGGGCAGTCTTCGGGGGGCAGGTGGCCAGGGTATATGAGTTTACTAGGGGCTGCCACATGACCATCCTGGCGGACAAGGCCAATGGCATCATGGCAGCCTGGCGGGAGGAAAGCCACCTGAACCGTCGCTTCATCTCAAACAAGCCGTCCAAGGTGCTGTCCCCCGAGTACCTCTGGGACGACAGGAAGCCCCAGCCACCCAGCCTGAAGCTGATCCGCTTTTCTACACTGGACAAGGATATCAGCTGCCTGAGGAGCTGA
- the GBGT1 gene encoding globoside alpha-1,3-N-acetylgalactosaminyltransferase 1 isoform X5 translates to MHRRRLALGLGFCLLAGTSLSVLWVYLENWLPVSYVPYYLPCPEIFNMKLHYKREKPLQPVVWSQYPQPKLLEHRGGSQCPRPPCCQAHTAADTHTLVGAHRLRGNLQPRASAAHLPATEPDHWGHGVCRGESFLESAEEFFMRGYRVHYYIFTDNPAAVPGVPLGPHRLLSSIPIQGHSHWEETSMRRMETVSQHIAKRAHQEVDYLFCLDVDMVFRNPWGPETLGDLVAAIHPSYYAVPRQQFPYERRRVSTAFVADSEGDFYYGGAVFGGQVARVYEFTRGCHMTILADKANGIMAAWREESHLNRRFISNKPSKVLSPEYLWDDRKPQPPSLKLIRFSTLDKDISCLRS, encoded by the exons ATGCATCGCCGGAGACTGGCCCTGGGTCTGGGGTTCTGCCTGTTGGCGGGCACAAGCCTCAGTGTCCTATG GGTGTATCTTGAGAACTGGCTGCCAGTCTCCTATGTCCCCTATTATCTCCCCTGCCCAGAGATCTT CAACATGAAGCTGCACTACAAGAGGGAGAAGCCACTCCAGCCCGTGGTATG GTCACAGTACCCCCAGCCCAAGCTGCTGGAGCACAG GGGAGGGTCTCAGTGCCCACGGCCCCCCTGCTGCCAGGCCCACACAGCTGCTGACACTCACACCCTGGTTGGCGCCCATCGTCTCCGAGGGAACCTTCAACCCAGAGCTTCTGCAGCACATCTACCAGCCACTGAACCTGACCACTGGGGTCACGGTGTTTGCCGTGGGGAA TCCTTCCTGGAGTCAGCCGAGGAGTTCTTCATGCGTGGGTACCGGGTGCACTACTACATCTTCACTGACAACCCTGCAGCCGTTCCCGGGGTCCCGCTGGGTCCCCACCGGCTCCTCAGCTCCATCCCCATCCAGGGTCACTCCCACTGGGAGGAGACATCCATGCGCCGGATGGAGACCGTCAGCCAGCACATTGCTAAGAGGGCTCACCAGGAGGTGGACTACCTCTTCTGCCTTGATGTGGACATGGTGTTTCGGAACCCGTGGGGCCCTGAGACCTTGGGAGACCTGGTGGCTGCCATTCACCCAAGCTACTACGCCGTTCCCCGCCAGCAGTTCCCCTATGAGCGCAGGCGTGTTTCCACTGCCTTTGTGGCAGACAGCGAAGGGGACTTCTATTATGGTGGGGCAGTCTTCGGGGGGCAGGTGGCCAGGGTATATGAGTTTACTAGGGGCTGCCACATGACCATCCTGGCGGACAAGGCCAATGGCATCATGGCAGCCTGGCGGGAGGAAAGCCACCTGAACCGTCGCTTCATCTCAAACAAGCCGTCCAAGGTGCTGTCCCCCGAGTACCTCTGGGACGACAGGAAGCCCCAGCCACCCAGCCTGAAGCTGATCCGCTTTTCTACACTGGACAAGGATATCAGCTGCCTGAGGAGCTGA
- the GBGT1 gene encoding globoside alpha-1,3-N-acetylgalactosaminyltransferase 1 isoform X1, whose amino-acid sequence MHRRRLALGLGFCLLAGTSLSVLWVYLENWLPVSYVPYYLPCPEIFLTLKLTMEAACQDLPRIPHLTEHLLHAGHGQEPLTHLVNMKLHYKREKPLQPVVWSQYPQPKLLEHRGGSQCPRPPCCQAHTAADTHTLVGAHRLRGNLQPRASAAHLPATEPDHWGHGVCRGESFLESAEEFFMRGYRVHYYIFTDNPAAVPGVPLGPHRLLSSIPIQGHSHWEETSMRRMETVSQHIAKRAHQEVDYLFCLDVDMVFRNPWGPETLGDLVAAIHPSYYAVPRQQFPYERRRVSTAFVADSEGDFYYGGAVFGGQVARVYEFTRGCHMTILADKANGIMAAWREESHLNRRFISNKPSKVLSPEYLWDDRKPQPPSLKLIRFSTLDKDISCLRS is encoded by the exons ATGCATCGCCGGAGACTGGCCCTGGGTCTGGGGTTCTGCCTGTTGGCGGGCACAAGCCTCAGTGTCCTATG GGTGTATCTTGAGAACTGGCTGCCAGTCTCCTATGTCCCCTATTATCTCCCCTGCCCAGAGATCTT TTTGACCTTGAAACTGACCATGGAGGCTGCCTGCCAAGACTTGCCCAGGATCCCTCACCTTACTGAGCACTTGCTCCATGCTGGACATGGTCAAGAGCCCCTCACGCACCTTGT CAACATGAAGCTGCACTACAAGAGGGAGAAGCCACTCCAGCCCGTGGTATG GTCACAGTACCCCCAGCCCAAGCTGCTGGAGCACAG GGGAGGGTCTCAGTGCCCACGGCCCCCCTGCTGCCAGGCCCACACAGCTGCTGACACTCACACCCTGGTTGGCGCCCATCGTCTCCGAGGGAACCTTCAACCCAGAGCTTCTGCAGCACATCTACCAGCCACTGAACCTGACCACTGGGGTCACGGTGTTTGCCGTGGGGAA TCCTTCCTGGAGTCAGCCGAGGAGTTCTTCATGCGTGGGTACCGGGTGCACTACTACATCTTCACTGACAACCCTGCAGCCGTTCCCGGGGTCCCGCTGGGTCCCCACCGGCTCCTCAGCTCCATCCCCATCCAGGGTCACTCCCACTGGGAGGAGACATCCATGCGCCGGATGGAGACCGTCAGCCAGCACATTGCTAAGAGGGCTCACCAGGAGGTGGACTACCTCTTCTGCCTTGATGTGGACATGGTGTTTCGGAACCCGTGGGGCCCTGAGACCTTGGGAGACCTGGTGGCTGCCATTCACCCAAGCTACTACGCCGTTCCCCGCCAGCAGTTCCCCTATGAGCGCAGGCGTGTTTCCACTGCCTTTGTGGCAGACAGCGAAGGGGACTTCTATTATGGTGGGGCAGTCTTCGGGGGGCAGGTGGCCAGGGTATATGAGTTTACTAGGGGCTGCCACATGACCATCCTGGCGGACAAGGCCAATGGCATCATGGCAGCCTGGCGGGAGGAAAGCCACCTGAACCGTCGCTTCATCTCAAACAAGCCGTCCAAGGTGCTGTCCCCCGAGTACCTCTGGGACGACAGGAAGCCCCAGCCACCCAGCCTGAAGCTGATCCGCTTTTCTACACTGGACAAGGATATCAGCTGCCTGAGGAGCTGA
- the GBGT1 gene encoding globoside alpha-1,3-N-acetylgalactosaminyltransferase 1 isoform X2, with protein sequence MFLCRCSWDLRDQAQSLTSLRGDSLIRPGRWGFLQVPRLRCSPQQCIAGDWPWVWGSACWRAQASVSYGCILRTGCQSPMSPIISPAQRSCHSTPSPSCWSTGEGLSAHGPPAARPTQLLTLTPWLAPIVSEGTFNPELLQHIYQPLNLTTGVTVFAVGKYTHFIQSFLESAEEFFMRGYRVHYYIFTDNPAAVPGVPLGPHRLLSSIPIQGHSHWEETSMRRMETVSQHIAKRAHQEVDYLFCLDVDMVFRNPWGPETLGDLVAAIHPSYYAVPRQQFPYERRRVSTAFVADSEGDFYYGGAVFGGQVARVYEFTRGCHMTILADKANGIMAAWREESHLNRRFISNKPSKVLSPEYLWDDRKPQPPSLKLIRFSTLDKDISCLRS encoded by the exons A tgttcCTTTGCAGGTGTTCCTGGGACCTCAGAGACCAGGCTCAGAGCCTGACATCCCTGCGAGGGGACAGCCTCATCCGCCCAGGCCGGTGGGGGTTTCTACAAGTGCCCAGGCTCAGGTGCAGCCCCCAGCAATGCATCGCCGGAGACTGGCCCTGGGTCTGGGGTTCTGCCTGTTGGCGGGCACAAGCCTCAGTGTCCTATG GGTGTATCTTGAGAACTGGCTGCCAGTCTCCTATGTCCCCTATTATCTCCCCTGCCCAGAGATCTT GTCACAGTACCCCCAGCCCAAGCTGCTGGAGCACAG GGGAGGGTCTCAGTGCCCACGGCCCCCCTGCTGCCAGGCCCACACAGCTGCTGACACTCACACCCTGGTTGGCGCCCATCGTCTCCGAGGGAACCTTCAACCCAGAGCTTCTGCAGCACATCTACCAGCCACTGAACCTGACCACTGGGGTCACGGTGTTTGCCGTGGGGAA GTACACTCATTTCATCCAGTCCTTCCTGGAGTCAGCCGAGGAGTTCTTCATGCGTGGGTACCGGGTGCACTACTACATCTTCACTGACAACCCTGCAGCCGTTCCCGGGGTCCCGCTGGGTCCCCACCGGCTCCTCAGCTCCATCCCCATCCAGGGTCACTCCCACTGGGAGGAGACATCCATGCGCCGGATGGAGACCGTCAGCCAGCACATTGCTAAGAGGGCTCACCAGGAGGTGGACTACCTCTTCTGCCTTGATGTGGACATGGTGTTTCGGAACCCGTGGGGCCCTGAGACCTTGGGAGACCTGGTGGCTGCCATTCACCCAAGCTACTACGCCGTTCCCCGCCAGCAGTTCCCCTATGAGCGCAGGCGTGTTTCCACTGCCTTTGTGGCAGACAGCGAAGGGGACTTCTATTATGGTGGGGCAGTCTTCGGGGGGCAGGTGGCCAGGGTATATGAGTTTACTAGGGGCTGCCACATGACCATCCTGGCGGACAAGGCCAATGGCATCATGGCAGCCTGGCGGGAGGAAAGCCACCTGAACCGTCGCTTCATCTCAAACAAGCCGTCCAAGGTGCTGTCCCCCGAGTACCTCTGGGACGACAGGAAGCCCCAGCCACCCAGCCTGAAGCTGATCCGCTTTTCTACACTGGACAAGGATATCAGCTGCCTGAGGAGCTGA
- the GBGT1 gene encoding globoside alpha-1,3-N-acetylgalactosaminyltransferase 1 isoform X6 → MHRRRLALGLGFCLLAGTSLSVLWVYLENWLPVSYVPYYLPCPEIFNMKLHYKREKPLQPVVWSQYPQPKLLEHRPTQLLTLTPWLAPIVSEGTFNPELLQHIYQPLNLTTGVTVFAVGKYTHFIQSFLESAEEFFMRGYRVHYYIFTDNPAAVPGVPLGPHRLLSSIPIQGHSHWEETSMRRMETVSQHIAKRAHQEVDYLFCLDVDMVFRNPWGPETLGDLVAAIHPSYYAVPRQQFPYERRRVSTAFVADSEGDFYYGGAVFGGQVARVYEFTRGCHMTILADKANGIMAAWREESHLNRRFISNKPSKVLSPEYLWDDRKPQPPSLKLIRFSTLDKDISCLRS, encoded by the exons ATGCATCGCCGGAGACTGGCCCTGGGTCTGGGGTTCTGCCTGTTGGCGGGCACAAGCCTCAGTGTCCTATG GGTGTATCTTGAGAACTGGCTGCCAGTCTCCTATGTCCCCTATTATCTCCCCTGCCCAGAGATCTT CAACATGAAGCTGCACTACAAGAGGGAGAAGCCACTCCAGCCCGTGGTATG GTCACAGTACCCCCAGCCCAAGCTGCTGGAGCACAG GCCCACACAGCTGCTGACACTCACACCCTGGTTGGCGCCCATCGTCTCCGAGGGAACCTTCAACCCAGAGCTTCTGCAGCACATCTACCAGCCACTGAACCTGACCACTGGGGTCACGGTGTTTGCCGTGGGGAA GTACACTCATTTCATCCAGTCCTTCCTGGAGTCAGCCGAGGAGTTCTTCATGCGTGGGTACCGGGTGCACTACTACATCTTCACTGACAACCCTGCAGCCGTTCCCGGGGTCCCGCTGGGTCCCCACCGGCTCCTCAGCTCCATCCCCATCCAGGGTCACTCCCACTGGGAGGAGACATCCATGCGCCGGATGGAGACCGTCAGCCAGCACATTGCTAAGAGGGCTCACCAGGAGGTGGACTACCTCTTCTGCCTTGATGTGGACATGGTGTTTCGGAACCCGTGGGGCCCTGAGACCTTGGGAGACCTGGTGGCTGCCATTCACCCAAGCTACTACGCCGTTCCCCGCCAGCAGTTCCCCTATGAGCGCAGGCGTGTTTCCACTGCCTTTGTGGCAGACAGCGAAGGGGACTTCTATTATGGTGGGGCAGTCTTCGGGGGGCAGGTGGCCAGGGTATATGAGTTTACTAGGGGCTGCCACATGACCATCCTGGCGGACAAGGCCAATGGCATCATGGCAGCCTGGCGGGAGGAAAGCCACCTGAACCGTCGCTTCATCTCAAACAAGCCGTCCAAGGTGCTGTCCCCCGAGTACCTCTGGGACGACAGGAAGCCCCAGCCACCCAGCCTGAAGCTGATCCGCTTTTCTACACTGGACAAGGATATCAGCTGCCTGAGGAGCTGA